The Prevotella fusca JCM 17724 genome includes a window with the following:
- a CDS encoding plasmid mobilization protein, which produces MNRYKGKAARWQQQDKEEQRMNKTEFIKVRCTSEEKKRIKSRAESTGRKFSDYCREILLNGEVTAVPKMTDNEREAIAILQHTGRFYGQISNLIKLKDEDWLHITKNLSLCAKEAFKRFYDPHFRVDDEIYKVLNLTRNDR; this is translated from the coding sequence ATGAACAGATATAAAGGAAAAGCTGCCCGATGGCAGCAACAGGATAAAGAAGAACAGCGGATGAACAAAACGGAGTTCATCAAGGTAAGATGTACCAGTGAAGAGAAGAAACGTATCAAATCAAGGGCGGAAAGCACGGGACGGAAATTCTCCGATTATTGTCGGGAAATACTCCTTAACGGAGAAGTAACAGCCGTTCCCAAGATGACAGACAATGAGAGGGAAGCCATTGCCATTCTCCAACATACAGGAAGGTTCTATGGGCAGATTTCCAATCTCATCAAGCTCAAGGACGAGGATTGGCTACATATCACCAAGAACCTTTCGCTATGTGCCAAAGAGGCATTTAAGCGGTTTTACGACCCGCATTTTCGGGTGGATGATGAAATATATAAGGTCTTAAATCTAACAAGAAATGATAGGTAA
- a CDS encoding VapE domain-containing protein — protein sequence MQALSECLELSSSLHNFTLGNQTKHIMKRNADKGNSVDENNTPKQRKTSSKNGEIETYLSSYYEFRYNTVLGRTEYRSKEDAHFSKVGRYESNTLRRELDNDVGIITSSDNLYSIIESSFSPRVNPIQEYFNGLPLVDIGNSRGNYSGNSDSCSHGSSGNGNNEHNNHCDISSLSLKAIPELASCVVVRNSDKWLPYLTKWLVAVVANAMDDRECRNHTCLVLTGEQGKFKTTFLDLLCPPALHGYSYTGKIYPQEKDTLTYIGQNLIVNIDDQLKALNKRDENELKNLITCPMVKYRMPYDKYVEEHPHLASFVASVNGNDFLTDPTGSRRFLPFEVLSIDIERAKAVSMDNVYAEAKALLSIGFRYWFDDEEITELYRESEDFQVQTAEMELLLRCFEKPTEDSPNCTYMTTTEIITYLGLYTHHPLSLKHMGEALKRAGFEKVSKRREGGSPIYVYKVRKILPCPLLGSCNYQM from the coding sequence ATGCAAGCACTCTCCGAATGCTTGGAACTTTCCAGTTCTCTTCATAACTTCACTCTCGGAAACCAAACCAAGCATATAATGAAAAGGAATGCAGATAAAGGCAATTCAGTGGACGAAAATAATACGCCCAAGCAAAGGAAGACTTCCTCCAAAAATGGTGAGATAGAAACCTATCTCTCCTCTTATTATGAGTTTAGGTACAACACGGTGTTGGGGCGAACCGAATACCGAAGTAAGGAAGATGCTCACTTCTCAAAAGTGGGTCGCTATGAAAGCAACACGCTCCGCAGGGAACTTGACAACGATGTGGGGATTATCACATCTTCCGACAACCTCTATTCCATTATAGAGAGCAGCTTCTCTCCACGTGTCAATCCCATACAGGAGTATTTCAATGGATTGCCCTTGGTGGATATTGGTAATAGCAGAGGTAATTATAGTGGCAATAGCGATAGTTGTAGTCATGGCAGTAGTGGTAATGGTAATAATGAACACAATAACCATTGTGATATTTCTTCCCTTTCACTGAAAGCCATTCCCGAATTGGCAAGTTGCGTAGTTGTGCGCAACTCTGACAAGTGGCTGCCATACCTTACCAAATGGCTCGTGGCAGTGGTCGCCAACGCCATGGACGACCGTGAATGCCGTAACCATACCTGTCTTGTACTGACAGGCGAGCAGGGCAAGTTCAAGACAACTTTCCTTGACTTGCTCTGCCCACCTGCCCTGCATGGTTACAGCTACACGGGAAAGATATATCCGCAAGAGAAGGACACGCTTACCTATATAGGGCAAAACCTCATCGTAAACATTGACGACCAGCTCAAAGCCCTCAACAAGCGTGACGAGAACGAACTGAAAAACCTCATCACCTGTCCGATGGTCAAGTACCGTATGCCTTACGACAAGTATGTGGAGGAACACCCACACTTGGCGAGTTTCGTTGCATCGGTAAATGGTAACGATTTCCTTACCGACCCCACAGGCAGCAGACGGTTTCTGCCCTTTGAAGTGCTTTCCATAGATATTGAGAGAGCAAAGGCTGTTTCTATGGATAATGTCTATGCGGAAGCGAAAGCCTTGCTGAGCATAGGTTTCCGCTATTGGTTTGACGATGAAGAGATAACGGAACTATACAGGGAGAGTGAGGATTTCCAAGTACAGACGGCAGAAATGGAACTACTGTTGCGCTGTTTTGAGAAACCTACGGAGGATAGTCCCAACTGTACCTATATGACTACCACAGAGATAATCACCTACTTGGGACTTTACACGCATCATCCCTTGTCCTTAAAGCACATGGGCGAAGCCCTGAAAAGGGCAGGCTTTGAGAAAGTGAGCAAGAGGCGAGAGGGTGGCAGTCCCATCTATGTATATAAGGTAAGGAAGATATTGCCTTGTCCTTTATTAGGCAGTTGCAACTATCAGATGTAG
- a CDS encoding helix-turn-helix domain-containing protein, producing the protein MGYFIITDSNWARLRNEILSLAETCHKAFGEQSRHTDWLHNGDVCRLLNISKRTLQHYRDTGVLPFTQIGHKCYYRREDVERLLQTKSEKTKTDRLKNNK; encoded by the coding sequence ATGGGATATTTTATCATTACGGATTCAAATTGGGCAAGGTTGAGAAACGAGATACTCAGTCTTGCCGAGACCTGCCACAAGGCATTCGGAGAACAGAGCAGACACACCGATTGGCTGCACAACGGCGATGTATGCAGGTTGCTTAATATCAGCAAGCGTACATTGCAGCACTATCGGGATACAGGTGTGCTGCCGTTTACGCAAATAGGGCATAAGTGCTATTACAGGCGTGAGGACGTGGAGCGGCTGTTGCAGACTAAATCGGAGAAGACAAAAACAGACAGATTAAAGAATAACAAATAA
- a CDS encoding DUF3408 domain-containing protein codes for MKKKTMMNDKDLSWFLECQDDKMDNEVIPQTEAQPVPVEEITTDVEINEDSVTQGEADITSGKSEHTRHTENMAVQRRISSKMRKKTLEAYKQAYLVPTKLCNRKAVYLSRETQEHADFIVRRLGDRGSNLSSFVENIVRLHLEEYGEDIDKWRRL; via the coding sequence ATGAAAAAGAAAACAATGATGAATGACAAAGACCTTTCATGGTTCTTGGAATGCCAAGATGATAAAATGGACAATGAGGTAATCCCACAGACGGAAGCACAACCCGTTCCTGTGGAGGAAATAACAACGGACGTAGAAATAAATGAGGACAGTGTTACTCAAGGAGAAGCGGATATCACTTCTGGGAAATCCGAGCATACACGGCATACTGAGAATATGGCTGTTCAAAGACGCATCAGCTCCAAAATGAGGAAGAAAACACTCGAAGCCTACAAGCAAGCCTATCTTGTGCCAACCAAACTGTGCAACCGAAAGGCGGTCTATCTGAGCCGAGAAACGCAGGAGCATGCCGACTTCATCGTGCGCAGGTTAGGCGACAGGGGCAGCAACCTTTCAAGTTTCGTGGAGAACATCGTGCGTCTCCATTTGGAAGAGTACGGTGAGGACATAGATAAATGGAGGAGATTATAA
- a CDS encoding toprim domain-containing protein, translating to MKEEDLSRIKQYPIVEYLESKGIKPVRRTSVYALYRSPLRAETHPSFKVDTEKNLWIDYAECRGGSIIDLCMRLEGCTLSEAIHHLGQNAPDNTVYSSHKDFSQNNLQPTMAANETRKLISISDTLPPHLQEYLTKVRCIDLEKAKPFLKCISYEVRGRRYQSIGFANQSGGHELRDNGTFKGTIAPKDITPIFTDKIINQIQPTCVFEGFMDFLSFLSMKEEVTSACLVLNSVSNTAKAIRYMNAQGISSIRTFLDNDDAGRRAVQDFIKAGFHVEDMNIHYKDFKDLNDFHVSRVRERQNHKEQILAHMSVTEQNQSNKSKQVKHKMR from the coding sequence ATGAAAGAAGAAGATTTATCACGCATCAAGCAATACCCCATCGTGGAGTATCTTGAAAGTAAAGGCATCAAGCCTGTACGCAGAACATCAGTCTATGCGTTGTACCGCTCACCGCTGCGTGCAGAAACACATCCGAGTTTCAAAGTGGACACAGAGAAGAACCTTTGGATAGACTATGCCGAATGCAGGGGCGGAAGTATCATCGACCTCTGTATGCGTTTGGAGGGCTGCACGCTATCGGAAGCCATCCACCACTTGGGGCAGAACGCTCCCGATAATACAGTATATAGTTCTCACAAAGACTTCTCACAAAACAATCTCCAACCAACGATGGCTGCAAACGAGACAAGGAAACTGATAAGTATATCAGACACCCTACCGCCACATTTGCAGGAGTATCTTACAAAGGTACGCTGCATTGATTTGGAAAAGGCAAAGCCTTTCCTTAAATGTATCAGCTATGAGGTAAGGGGCAGGCGCTATCAATCCATCGGCTTTGCCAATCAATCAGGAGGGCATGAACTTCGGGACAATGGCACGTTCAAGGGAACGATAGCTCCGAAGGACATTACTCCTATATTCACCGACAAGATAATAAACCAAATACAGCCAACTTGTGTGTTCGAGGGATTTATGGATTTTCTTTCTTTTCTTTCAATGAAAGAAGAAGTAACAAGTGCCTGCCTTGTGCTAAACTCCGTGAGCAATACCGCCAAAGCAATTCGGTATATGAATGCGCAGGGAATATCTTCCATTCGTACCTTCCTTGATAATGACGATGCTGGGCGGAGGGCTGTTCAAGATTTCATAAAGGCAGGCTTCCATGTTGAGGACATGAACATACATTACAAAGACTTCAAGGATCTCAACGATTTTCATGTCAGTCGTGTCCGTGAGCGACAGAATCATAAAGAGCAGATACTGGCACACATGTCGGTTACAGAACAAAATCAAAGCAATAAATCAAAACAAGTCAAACATAAAATGAGATAG
- a CDS encoding Gfo/Idh/MocA family protein, translated as MTDIQKIIRLYKRRRDNKYLSDCYEKNYAIIGFGNHTIHNLFPVIQFLQVNVKYVCCSSTKKAELIGKKFKGIIGTTSIKDILNDETVAGVFVSATPASHFEIASEVIKSGKSLFIEKPPCMCLKELNSLIDKQRLFGFNTTVVGMQKRHSPLVSRLRKEIKGRELNSYSLRYQTGLYPEGNEIYDLFIHPIDLVVFLFGGAKILAMHKVKSTKKGGVTYLLMLEHDNIIGTLELSTLYSWKDASENVRVNTQDGTYEIDQMERLSFVPSVCTIGGVPIEKVLPTKLSNECLLSRNNFNPILANNQIYTQGYFNEIKMFVEMTEMKNGTAEEYTDFMTLRSTYAILEELNNIR; from the coding sequence ATGACAGACATTCAGAAAATCATCAGACTTTACAAGCGCAGAAGGGATAATAAATATCTCTCCGACTGTTATGAGAAGAACTATGCTATAATTGGTTTTGGAAACCACACCATCCACAACCTTTTCCCCGTCATCCAATTTCTACAAGTCAACGTGAAGTATGTGTGCTGTTCTTCCACGAAAAAGGCAGAACTGATAGGGAAAAAATTCAAGGGCATAATAGGGACAACATCTATAAAGGATATTCTCAATGACGAGACAGTCGCAGGAGTGTTTGTGTCAGCCACACCTGCGTCACATTTTGAAATTGCATCAGAAGTTATAAAATCGGGGAAATCTCTTTTTATAGAAAAACCTCCCTGTATGTGTTTAAAGGAACTAAACAGCCTTATTGACAAGCAAAGGTTATTTGGATTTAATACCACAGTTGTCGGAATGCAAAAAAGACATTCTCCGCTTGTTTCCAGATTGAGAAAGGAAATAAAAGGCAGGGAATTAAATAGTTACAGCCTACGTTACCAAACGGGATTGTACCCCGAAGGCAATGAGATATACGATTTGTTTATACACCCTATCGACTTGGTCGTTTTTCTTTTTGGAGGGGCTAAGATACTGGCGATGCATAAAGTCAAAAGTACAAAAAAAGGTGGTGTGACCTACCTGCTGATGCTGGAACATGACAATATTATTGGTACTTTGGAATTATCCACACTTTATTCTTGGAAAGATGCTAGTGAAAATGTCAGAGTGAACACGCAGGACGGAACGTATGAAATAGACCAGATGGAGCGACTGTCATTTGTGCCATCAGTATGTACCATAGGTGGAGTACCAATCGAAAAAGTGCTCCCCACCAAATTATCCAACGAGTGTCTTTTATCAAGAAACAACTTCAATCCCATTTTGGCAAACAATCAGATTTACACACAGGGATATTTTAACGAGATAAAGATGTTCGTGGAAATGACGGAAATGAAAAATGGTACAGCAGAAGAATATACGGATTTCATGACGCTGCGTTCCACATACGCTATATTAGAAGAATTAAACAATATAAGATAA
- a CDS encoding radical SAM protein, with protein sequence MYNVLDYLVTGGAFVKNITVPTHKTLSSLMIYSTSLCQSRCKHCSIWKKPIEHLSLSDIIRIMSSKCVTKRTTVGLEGGEFILHPEADAILNWFHNNHTNYTLLSNCLAPSKVIEAVKKYKPKHLYISLDGNKETYKTLRGRDGYDKVIQVVESCKDFVPISFMFCLTPWNTFEDMDYVIQLAKHYNIDVRIGIYNTMDFFDTTEDLMEVGNDYIKKIPQSIHKTQENFDFVALYDEWKKGNLRLRCHSIYNELVIHSNGNVPLCQNLDVILGNVHNNTLDEIFNSQRTAKIQCEYSHDCNKCWINYHRKFDIILLRAAERFFPKKLIEAFYGKYQWTADEKCTYRKYFKGLI encoded by the coding sequence ATGTATAACGTTTTAGACTATCTCGTAACTGGAGGTGCATTTGTAAAAAACATAACAGTACCTACACATAAGACTTTATCATCCTTGATGATTTATTCCACATCACTTTGTCAGTCACGGTGTAAACATTGCTCTATTTGGAAAAAGCCAATAGAGCATTTGTCATTATCGGACATCATTCGGATAATGTCGAGCAAGTGCGTAACAAAACGGACAACCGTCGGTCTGGAGGGGGGGGAATTTATTTTACATCCTGAAGCTGATGCAATACTGAACTGGTTTCACAACAACCATACAAACTACACCCTGCTATCAAATTGCCTTGCACCCTCTAAAGTTATCGAAGCTGTAAAGAAATACAAGCCCAAACATCTGTATATTTCCTTAGATGGGAACAAGGAAACATATAAAACTCTAAGAGGGCGTGACGGATATGACAAGGTCATTCAGGTGGTGGAAAGCTGTAAGGACTTTGTTCCCATATCGTTCATGTTCTGCCTTACTCCATGGAACACGTTTGAGGACATGGACTATGTTATTCAGCTTGCCAAACACTATAACATTGATGTCAGAATAGGCATTTACAATACGATGGATTTCTTTGATACCACCGAGGACCTAATGGAGGTCGGAAATGACTACATAAAAAAGATTCCGCAATCTATCCATAAAACACAGGAAAATTTTGACTTTGTGGCTCTGTACGATGAATGGAAAAAAGGAAATCTGCGCCTAAGATGCCACAGTATATACAATGAACTGGTAATCCATTCCAATGGGAATGTTCCCCTGTGCCAAAATCTGGATGTGATTCTCGGCAATGTTCACAACAATACTCTTGACGAAATCTTCAATTCACAAAGGACTGCTAAGATTCAATGTGAGTATTCCCATGACTGCAACAAATGCTGGATTAACTACCATCGTAAATTTGACATAATACTTCTCCGTGCAGCCGAGAGGTTTTTCCCTAAAAAACTTATCGAAGCGTTTTACGGGAAATATCAGTGGACTGCTGATGAAAAATGCACGTACCGCAAATATTTCAAAGGATTAATATAG
- the metK gene encoding methionine adenosyltransferase — protein MRHLFTSESVSEGHPDKISDQISDALLDYFLAYDRNAHCAIETFVTTGQVVIMGEVRSSTYIDLQNVARETINKAGYTKAEYQFDGDSCGILTAIHEQSDDINRGVSNKDTDEQGAGDQGMMFGYATNETENYMPVSLDLAHLIMRTLSDIRKEGKEMTYLRPDAKSQVTIEYTENKKPLRIDTIVVSTQHDDFDVDDKKMLDKIKNDVINILMPRVISQCDSKIQKLFNSNIKYLVNPTGKFVIGGPHGDTGLTGRKIIVDTYGGRGAHGGGAFSGKDPSKVDRSAAYMTRYIAKNMVAAGVADEILVQLAYAIGVAAPVSVSVDTYGHNNVGMSDGEIAQKIFEMFDLRPKAIERQLKLNQPMYTETAAYGHMGRKNEVVNKTFTSRYHGIKNIQVELFTWEKLDMVDTIKDSFRIK, from the coding sequence ATGAGACATTTATTTACATCGGAGTCCGTTTCAGAAGGACATCCCGATAAGATTTCAGACCAGATTTCAGATGCGTTGCTTGACTATTTCCTTGCTTATGACAGAAATGCTCACTGTGCAATAGAAACATTCGTAACGACGGGGCAGGTGGTCATTATGGGTGAAGTGCGTTCCAGTACATACATCGACCTTCAGAATGTTGCCCGCGAAACAATAAACAAGGCTGGTTACACAAAAGCTGAATATCAGTTTGACGGTGATTCATGCGGTATCCTCACGGCTATTCACGAGCAGAGCGATGATATAAACAGAGGCGTTTCCAATAAAGATACGGACGAACAGGGTGCAGGAGACCAAGGTATGATGTTCGGCTATGCTACCAATGAAACCGAAAATTATATGCCAGTTTCTCTTGATTTGGCACATCTCATTATGAGAACACTCTCCGACATACGCAAGGAGGGCAAGGAAATGACTTATTTACGCCCCGATGCAAAAAGTCAGGTAACAATAGAATACACCGAGAACAAAAAACCTCTGCGCATTGACACAATAGTGGTAAGTACTCAGCATGACGATTTTGACGTGGACGACAAGAAGATGCTGGACAAGATTAAGAACGATGTGATTAACATTCTTATGCCTCGTGTCATTTCCCAATGTGATTCCAAAATACAAAAGCTGTTCAACAGTAACATAAAGTATCTTGTAAATCCAACAGGAAAATTTGTTATAGGAGGTCCGCATGGGGATACGGGGCTTACTGGGCGAAAAATAATTGTGGATACATATGGGGGACGAGGAGCACATGGCGGAGGTGCTTTCTCTGGAAAGGATCCAAGCAAGGTAGATCGCAGTGCTGCTTATATGACACGATATATTGCCAAAAATATGGTAGCAGCAGGGGTTGCGGACGAAATTCTTGTGCAGCTGGCTTATGCCATCGGTGTGGCTGCTCCTGTCAGCGTATCGGTTGATACATATGGACACAATAATGTCGGAATGTCGGACGGAGAAATTGCACAGAAGATTTTTGAAATGTTCGACCTGCGCCCTAAAGCCATTGAAAGGCAGCTTAAACTAAACCAGCCGATGTACACGGAAACGGCAGCCTATGGTCACATGGGACGGAAAAATGAAGTTGTGAACAAAACATTTACAAGCAGGTATCATGGAATAAAAAACATTCAGGTGGAATTGTTTACATGGGAGAAATTAGACATGGTGGATACGATAAAAGATAGTTTCCGCATAAAATAA
- a CDS encoding T9SS type A sorting domain-containing protein, producing the protein MKKGITTLLILFATTVTAFSQSVESISYYEKNPSLGGDVKILKCTKSITEAQTFTTFEVEAPVSGLHYANFWVLGTKKADGTLSVYKVMVNNELQDDVLAPVSNDWQAIGLKKSSKVFLRKGKNTISIVGTAPDVPEVEFVRLSKDLGNSTISSQNYNDYKVELKTLSHENALSNAEPSLNFCGRDTLAIPLFAKARSVSYDSPLYDFEYIRNCKIKYSFFKTVSFQRGQQIFIATNGIDNYDHVLELFSANNPERYTWNAHSNNQCLASLNVNIPETGLYYVRVRSWLNATSGLANVNINGENYYSNVPLFSLGIVCNQGTDQVYNTFVCSKGGDPMVWIESYGNPSGIIAYNDDYQGNGDFDWGRWARINKKYSVAGNAVLLSQYSSYQPEVLCNVYIKCKKSSVNNVTYAGSFPYLKEDDAIMSAPESRTYNCISWSGGITSYWEWPPSTHSNFYDPDPLRAFDKFYASRGLTRVGANAENGTVALWAIVRNGKREYTHASVRDGADGNLHGYDWESKPGALARTFHPRNGVRGNSYGEIVEYYRKDTSLGTKPQLSADAKVAQVSFTDLEQGLIESRIALLPAGTESKFKSLVALWDKDINQSPYSSFEQLGEYDSYRQLKSYCASVPSSQFLVYKELGEGNIFMTKLLEDLVPQIPTIKKETKFGAKPVLTAPVVITESELVSPYANTMLYVKGLLSGMDLTPVVQEDSANPTKNGSSFGVEVSGNTLSISYTLENDCQFSMTITDVYGHVVTSYKQNKYKGSYSYKATLPHSGTYVISYSENNKTKQQKIIVE; encoded by the coding sequence ATGAAAAAAGGTATTACTACATTGTTAATTTTATTTGCAACAACAGTTACTGCTTTCTCACAAAGTGTGGAGAGCATTAGTTATTACGAGAAGAATCCAAGCTTAGGTGGCGATGTGAAGATTCTCAAGTGTACAAAATCAATTACAGAGGCTCAGACTTTCACCACCTTTGAAGTCGAAGCTCCAGTTTCGGGGCTTCATTATGCCAACTTCTGGGTGTTAGGGACGAAGAAAGCAGATGGCACACTATCTGTTTACAAAGTAATGGTAAACAACGAGTTGCAAGATGATGTCTTAGCCCCTGTGTCAAACGACTGGCAGGCGATAGGCTTGAAGAAGTCTTCAAAGGTGTTCCTGAGAAAAGGCAAGAACACCATCTCTATTGTTGGGACTGCTCCTGACGTTCCAGAGGTTGAATTTGTCAGACTTTCTAAGGATTTGGGAAATTCTACCATTTCGTCTCAAAATTACAATGACTATAAGGTAGAACTTAAGACCTTATCTCATGAGAATGCACTCAGTAATGCAGAACCGTCTTTGAATTTCTGTGGCAGAGACACATTGGCTATACCTTTGTTTGCAAAAGCAAGAAGTGTTTCCTACGACTCTCCTTTGTATGATTTTGAATACATTAGAAATTGCAAAATAAAGTACTCTTTTTTCAAGACAGTTTCTTTCCAGAGAGGACAGCAAATATTTATAGCGACAAACGGAATTGACAACTATGACCATGTTCTTGAGTTGTTCAGTGCAAACAATCCTGAGCGATACACATGGAATGCACATTCCAACAATCAATGCCTTGCTTCCTTGAATGTCAACATTCCTGAGACGGGACTTTACTACGTCAGAGTACGTTCATGGCTCAATGCCACAAGCGGACTTGCTAATGTCAATATCAACGGAGAAAATTATTACAGCAATGTCCCTTTGTTTAGTTTGGGAATAGTATGTAATCAAGGAACAGATCAAGTATATAACACTTTTGTATGCTCCAAGGGAGGTGATCCGATGGTTTGGATAGAATCTTACGGAAATCCATCTGGAATTATCGCTTACAATGATGATTATCAAGGGAATGGAGACTTTGATTGGGGAAGATGGGCGCGAATTAACAAAAAGTACTCAGTAGCAGGCAATGCCGTTTTGTTGTCGCAGTACAGCTCTTATCAGCCAGAAGTTCTTTGCAATGTTTACATAAAATGTAAAAAAAGCAGCGTAAATAACGTTACATATGCTGGCTCTTTTCCTTACTTGAAGGAAGACGATGCGATTATGTCCGCTCCCGAGTCTCGAACCTATAACTGTATAAGCTGGTCTGGAGGAATAACATCCTATTGGGAATGGCCTCCTTCGACGCATTCTAACTTCTACGACCCTGACCCGTTGAGGGCTTTTGACAAATTCTATGCGTCAAGAGGACTTACAAGGGTTGGTGCAAATGCTGAAAACGGGACAGTTGCTTTATGGGCTATCGTGCGGAATGGAAAAAGAGAATATACACATGCTTCTGTTCGGGATGGGGCTGATGGCAATTTGCATGGATATGACTGGGAAAGTAAGCCTGGTGCTTTGGCACGAACTTTCCATCCTAGAAACGGAGTGAGAGGTAATTCCTATGGGGAAATCGTAGAATATTACCGTAAAGACACTTCGTTGGGAACAAAACCACAGTTAAGTGCCGATGCAAAAGTAGCACAGGTTTCGTTTACCGATTTGGAGCAAGGTCTCATTGAAAGCAGAATTGCCTTGCTGCCTGCTGGAACAGAAAGCAAGTTCAAGAGTTTAGTTGCACTTTGGGATAAGGATATAAACCAATCTCCTTATAGCAGTTTTGAACAATTAGGAGAATATGACAGTTATCGTCAGCTTAAATCTTATTGCGCATCTGTTCCGTCCAGTCAATTCTTGGTATATAAGGAACTGGGAGAAGGCAACATCTTTATGACTAAACTGTTGGAAGATTTGGTACCACAAATTCCAACAATCAAAAAAGAGACAAAATTTGGGGCTAAGCCTGTGCTGACCGCTCCTGTGGTCATTACGGAAAGCGAGCTGGTTTCTCCTTATGCAAACACGATGCTATATGTGAAAGGATTGCTCAGCGGTATGGATTTAACTCCTGTGGTTCAAGAGGATTCAGCCAATCCTACAAAAAATGGCAGCAGCTTTGGTGTAGAGGTCTCAGGGAACACTCTTAGCATAAGCTACACCCTTGAGAATGATTGTCAATTCTCGATGACTATAACAGATGTTTATGGGCATGTTGTTACCTCTTATAAACAGAATAAGTACAAGGGTTCTTATTCATACAAGGCGACATTGCCTCATAGCGGTACATACGTTATAAGTTATAGTGAAAATAACAAGACAAAACAGCAAAAGATAATCGTTGAATAA
- a CDS encoding helix-turn-helix domain-containing protein yields MESVKDLNMEADDMQVVLSALEGMNRRIKEVAQTHKPLFGGEHFLTGKEVCERLYISPRTLQDYRDRKVIPYTQFAGKILYKASDLEKLLEENSIA; encoded by the coding sequence ATGGAATCAGTAAAGGACTTGAATATGGAAGCGGATGATATGCAGGTGGTGCTGTCCGCACTTGAAGGAATGAACAGACGGATAAAGGAAGTGGCACAGACACACAAACCGCTGTTTGGCGGTGAGCATTTCCTGACAGGCAAGGAAGTATGCGAACGGCTGTATATCAGCCCTCGTACCTTGCAGGACTATCGGGACAGGAAAGTTATCCCCTACACGCAATTCGCAGGGAAAATACTATACAAGGCTTCGGATTTGGAGAAGTTATTAGAAGAAAATTCCATTGCGTAG